One Onthophagus taurus isolate NC chromosome 11, IU_Otau_3.0, whole genome shotgun sequence genomic window carries:
- the LOC139432082 gene encoding uncharacterized protein: MVLQKGGFELRKWASNNERVLSSVPISDQLSTISFECEEINCVKVLGSQWNPVKDTFTYSYTARVTQCTKRTILSEIARIYDPLGFLTPCTLKAKHLIQQLWQLKTSWDDSLPEFIKTLWNIR, encoded by the coding sequence atggTTTTACAAAAGGGTGGTTTTGAACTTCGTAAATGGGCTAGTAATAATGAAAGAGTATTATCGTCTGTCCCTATTTCTGATCAATTATCAACAATATCTTTCGAATGTGAAGAAATAAATTGCGTCAAAGTCCTGGGCTCGCAGTGGAATCCAGTCAAGGATACATTTACTTATTCATATACAGCCCGTGTTACTCAATGTACAAAAAGAACAATTCTATCAGAGATCGCCAGAATCTACGATCCCTTAGGATTTTTAACACCGTGTACATTAAAGGCCAAACATTTGATACAACAGCTATGGCAATTGAAAACGTCATGGGATGATTCCCTTCCGGAATTTATCAAGACTTTATGGAACATAAGATAg
- the LOC139432083 gene encoding uncharacterized protein: MADADKDGLDVLPNNKERYISFSKRVLVDKVISEDKSVENVFFKLRFVDSFRFMASSLDSLAGNLNEFDFIHVRKFYPHNDYFKLLTKKGIFPYAFMSSFDRLNATSLPPKEAFFNNLNLEGISDEQYTHAQTVWKKFNCHTFKDYSDLYLKTDVLLLADVFEKFRRVCFKTYGLDPAHYYTAPGLSWDAMLKFTKIKLELLTDIDQVHFVKKGIRGGISQCSLRHAKANNKYMENYDANSPSKFLMYWDANNLYGWAMSQFIPVSDFKWLTENEIQNLDFNNTADDYDFGYILDVDIAYPEHLHNLHNDLPFLAENLIPPNCKCESDKRLIPNLFDKTNYVIHYRNLKQAVAHGLIISKVNRVLSFKQSPWLKSYIDKNTELRQSAKNDFEKDFFKLMNNAVFGKTMENVDKRVDVRLVTSWDDIRSDKNAGRPRLGARSLIAKLNFKSVKVFTETFSAIQMERLHIVYDKPLYVGFTVLELSKLLMYDFYYDFLKPKYGEDVQLCYMDTDSFTVLIKSDDVYNDVKLNLDKFDTSNYSPDNRFDIPLQNKAVLGKMKDENCGNVMVEFIGLRSKVYANRVADGRVTKKSKGIRKAVVKQKLSFQNYFDCLHSNSIVSRKQLLFRSFNHTVFTVLQNKLALSPHDSKRCIDADGIKTLAWGHFTTISNNV; the protein is encoded by the coding sequence atggcCGATGCAGACAAAGATGGACTTGATGTGTTacctaataataaagaaagatacattagttttagtaaAAGAGTGTTGGTTGATAAGGTAATTAGCGAAGACAAATCtgttgaaaatgttttctttaaattaagatttgttGATTCATTTCGGTTCATGGCATCTTCATTAGATTCTTTAGCAGGTAACCTTAATGAGTTTGATTTTATTCACGTGCGTAAATTTTACCCACacaatgattattttaaattgttgacCAAAAAGGGAATCTTTCCCTACGCCTTTATGTCATCATTTGATAGGCTTAATGCCACATCCTTACCCCCTAAAGaggcattttttaataatttaaatttagaggGAATATCTGATGAGCAATATACCCATGCTCAAACTGTTTGGaagaaatttaattgtcaTACTTTTAAGGATTATTCCGATTTATACTTAAAGACCGATGTTCTTCTATTAGCTGATGTATTTGAGAAATTTAGACGAGTATGTTTCAAAACGTACGGTTTAGATCCCGCGCATTATTATACGGCACCGGGGTTATCTTGGGATGCTATGCTaaaatttacgaaaattaaattggaattGTTGACGGATATTGATCAAGTTCATTTCgttaaaaaaggtatccgtGGGGGCATTTCACAATGCTCTCTACGTCATGCTAAagcaaacaataaatatatggAAAATTATGATGCTAATTcaccttcaaaatttttaatgtattgggaCGCTAATAATTTGTATGGGTGGGCAATGTCTCAATTTATCCCCGTTTCCGACTTTAAATGGTTGACTGAAaacgaaattcaaaatttagattttaataatacagCCGATGATTACGATTTCGGATATATTTTAGATGTGGATATTGCGTATCCCGAACACTTGCACAACCTGCATAATGATCTACCTTTCTTAGCCGAAAATTTAATCCCCCCTAACTGTAAATGTGAGAGCGATAAACGattaattccaaatttatttgataagacaaattatgtaattcattacagaaatttaaaacaagccGTTGCACACGgattaattataagtaaagtAAATAGAGTTTTATCGTTTAAACAATCCCCTTGGTTAAAGTCATATATAGATAAAAATACAGAGTTACGTCAATCggctaaaaatgattttgaaaaggatttttttaaattaatgaacaaCGCAGTTTTCGGTAAAACCatggaaaatgttgataaGCGAGTCGACGTCCGCTTAGTAACCAGTTGGGACGATATCAGGTCTGACAAAAACGCAGGTAGACCTAGACTTGGAGCTCGGAGTTTAAtcgctaaattaaattttaaaagtgttaaagtaTTCACAGAAACGTTTTCGGCAATTCAAATGGAGCGTCTTCATATCGTTTACGATAAACCTCTATACGTTGGTTTTACAGTTTTAGAActctcaaaattattaatgtacgatttttattatgattttttaaaacctaaaTACGGCGAGGACGTTCAGTTGTGTTACATGGATACCGACAGTTTCACCGTACTAATTAAGTCTGACGATGTGTATAacgatgttaaattaaatttagataaatttgataCATCTAACTACAGTCCCGATAATCGGTTTGACATCCCCTTGCAAAATAAAGCGGTTTTAGGTAAGATGAAGGATGAAAATTGCGGAAACGTAATGGTCGAATTTATTGGCTTAAGATCGAAGGTGTACGCAAATCGGGTTGCTGATGGGCGGGttactaaaaaatctaaaGGTATTAGGAAAGCTGTGGTTAAACAAAagctttcatttcaaaattatttcgacTGTTTACATTCAAATTCCATCGTGTCTAGAAAACAGttattatttagaagttttaaccACACGGTTTTTACCgttttacaaaacaaattgGCCCTTTCCCCACATGATTCAAAGCGATGTATCGATGCCGATGGTATTAAAACATTGGCTTGGGGTCATTTTACAACTATTTCGAATaacgtttaa